Proteins from one Flammeovirgaceae bacterium genomic window:
- a CDS encoding beta-lactamase family protein, with amino-acid sequence MNKKRTKRIVRIVLFLGTAISLYFVPWLLVWAWLRPLPNSMQGQAKEAIGYGFSGVVVYVDQKGKPPGFYTAGWHDPAKKIPAKAGAYFKIGSIGKLYKAVAIAKLVSDGRLDLDKTLADYLPGLAGRIENAGKITLKMLAQHRSGIPNYTDTPDYWAHPKETADERLGLILDQPARFAPGEKYEYGNTNYLLLNKIMDKVLGYNNFQYIREEILAPLNLHHTFASIKDVDIGEVMSGYHQGHEGDLKTDDIGMIATAEDVGIFIRALNTGTLLTGKEREIYSSIYKYQHSGWVPGYQAFAGYDGAADTVMVTFYGTTDPDLIFWNLAEIINGRFAKIWERNAG; translated from the coding sequence ATCAATAAGAAAAGGACCAAGCGCATCGTTCGCATAGTGCTGTTTTTGGGCACGGCAATTTCCTTGTACTTTGTTCCGTGGCTATTGGTATGGGCATGGCTAAGGCCGCTGCCCAATTCCATGCAAGGCCAGGCGAAGGAGGCCATCGGTTATGGGTTCAGCGGGGTTGTCGTATATGTGGACCAAAAGGGAAAACCTCCGGGGTTTTATACGGCCGGCTGGCATGACCCGGCAAAAAAAATACCGGCCAAAGCAGGTGCCTATTTTAAGATTGGGAGCATCGGCAAACTTTATAAGGCCGTGGCGATTGCCAAATTGGTAAGCGATGGGCGCCTGGATTTGGATAAAACGCTGGCGGACTATCTGCCAGGGCTCGCGGGCAGGATTGAAAACGCTGGGAAGATCACGTTAAAAATGCTGGCACAACACCGGAGTGGGATACCCAACTACACCGATACCCCGGATTACTGGGCCCACCCGAAGGAAACGGCCGATGAGAGGCTCGGCCTGATCCTTGACCAGCCCGCCCGCTTCGCGCCAGGCGAAAAATACGAATACGGCAATACAAACTACCTGCTGCTGAACAAGATCATGGACAAGGTCCTGGGCTACAATAATTTTCAATACATCCGCGAAGAAATTTTGGCCCCGCTCAACCTGCACCACACCTTTGCCTCAATTAAAGACGTGGATATCGGGGAGGTAATGAGTGGCTACCACCAGGGCCACGAAGGGGACTTAAAGACGGACGATATCGGAATGATTGCCACGGCCGAAGACGTGGGCATTTTTATAAGGGCTTTGAACACCGGTACATTGCTAACGGGAAAAGAACGGGAAATCTATTCATCCATTTATAAATACCAGCATTCCGGCTGGGTGCCGGGCTACCAGGCTTTTGCCGGGTATGATGGGGCTGCGGATACGGTGATGGTCACGTTTTATGGCACCACGGACCCTGACCTTATTTTCTGGAACCTGGCCGAAATCATAAATGGCCGTTTTGCAAAAATTTGGGAAAGGAATGCCGGTTAA
- a CDS encoding DUF1772 domain-containing protein: MNILTIVRFTNVILVALLAGVSLGIWIGFNPKDLPYDTFVGQQQNMLGSLRQLMVALVVLATLVTMVSAFLQRHNKLSFILLLSASLFLIGCILITALGNKPIDDMVMTWTAQSAPDGWTGIRDKWWTLHILRTLTELIALCLVTGTAIKKTGT, encoded by the coding sequence ATGAACATCCTTACCATTGTTCGGTTTACGAACGTTATCCTTGTCGCGCTGCTTGCAGGTGTTAGTCTCGGGATCTGGATTGGGTTTAACCCGAAGGACCTGCCCTACGACACCTTTGTCGGGCAGCAGCAAAATATGCTTGGTTCGCTCAGGCAGTTGATGGTGGCCCTCGTGGTTTTGGCCACCCTGGTTACGATGGTTTCGGCCTTCTTGCAAAGGCACAACAAATTAAGTTTCATTTTGCTCCTGTCGGCAAGCCTCTTTTTAATAGGCTGCATCCTCATTACTGCCCTGGGCAATAAACCAATTGACGACATGGTAATGACATGGACGGCCCAATCGGCCCCTGACGGCTGGACGGGCATAAGGGACAAATGGTGGACACTGCACATTTTAAGGACACTAACCGAACTTATTGCGCTGTGCCTGGTTACGGGGACAGCCATCAAGAAGACGGGCACATGA